A window of Xylophilus sp. GW821-FHT01B05 contains these coding sequences:
- the rnr gene encoding ribonuclease R yields the protein MTKHSSMLEEFVGTVQGHRDGHGFLLRDDGESDVYLPANEMRAVLHKDRVKARIVRHDRKGRPEGRVLEIVERPPQPIIGRLLQESGVWLVAPEDKRYGQDVLIPKGGIGVAKTGQVVVVELTEPPALYGQPVGRVVEVLGEVDDPGMEIEIAVRKYGVPHEFSDECLSLAKALPDKVRPQDRRDRVDLRDIPLVTIDGEDARDFDDAVYCEPAKVGRTKGWRLLVAIADVSNYVHTGNAIDIDAYDRATSVYFPRRVIPMLPEKLSNGLCSLNPEVERLCMVCDMLVTAKGDVHAYQFYPAVMFSHARFTYTEVAAILSNTRGPEAAKRKERVPDLLNLHDVYRALLAARSVRGAVDFETTETQIVCDENGRIEKIVPRTRTEAHRLIEEAMLAANVCSADFILQGGQPGLYRVHEGPTPEKKDILRSYLKAMGVGMSISDDPVPGEFQAIAKATKDRPDAQQIHTMLLRSMQQAIYTPINSGHFGLAYEAYTHFTSPIRRYPDLLVHRVIKAILSKTKYQLPSLPTPGEAHAKLAKRLAQRVKPPTQQVVKLAASPKEMQAWEAAGLHCSANERRADEASRDVEAWLKCKYMREHLGEEYGGVVTACTTFGIFVTLDAMYVEGLVHITELGGEYFRFDEARQELRGERTGIRYAVGSRLRVQVSRVDLDGRKIDFRLVREGEDLVPRAMRDKGVREPDGAPASATEKRVARQRKEQGAESDAGEQRLPPRSPLQALKASVKKAVAKSKSRKSRR from the coding sequence ATGACGAAACACAGCAGCATGCTCGAAGAATTTGTTGGAACAGTGCAAGGCCACCGTGATGGCCATGGTTTTCTCCTCCGTGATGACGGCGAATCCGACGTCTATTTGCCCGCCAACGAGATGCGCGCGGTGCTGCACAAGGATCGTGTGAAAGCGCGCATCGTGCGCCACGATCGCAAGGGTCGACCTGAAGGGCGCGTGCTCGAAATCGTCGAGCGCCCGCCGCAGCCCATCATTGGCCGGCTGCTGCAGGAAAGCGGCGTCTGGCTGGTGGCCCCGGAAGACAAGCGCTATGGCCAGGACGTGCTGATCCCAAAGGGCGGCATCGGTGTGGCCAAGACGGGCCAGGTGGTAGTGGTGGAACTCACCGAACCTCCTGCGCTGTATGGGCAGCCGGTGGGCCGCGTCGTCGAGGTGCTTGGCGAAGTCGATGACCCGGGCATGGAGATCGAGATCGCGGTGCGCAAATATGGCGTGCCGCATGAGTTCTCTGACGAGTGCCTGTCGCTGGCCAAGGCGCTGCCCGACAAGGTGCGCCCGCAAGATCGCCGCGATCGTGTCGACCTGCGCGACATCCCGCTGGTCACTATCGACGGCGAAGACGCGCGCGACTTCGATGACGCGGTCTATTGCGAGCCGGCCAAGGTTGGCCGCACCAAGGGCTGGCGCCTGCTGGTGGCGATTGCCGACGTGAGCAACTACGTGCACACCGGCAATGCCATCGACATCGACGCCTACGACCGCGCCACCAGCGTGTACTTCCCGCGTCGGGTGATCCCGATGCTGCCGGAGAAGCTCTCCAACGGCCTGTGCTCGCTCAACCCCGAGGTTGAGCGTCTGTGCATGGTCTGCGACATGCTGGTCACCGCCAAGGGCGACGTCCATGCCTACCAGTTCTATCCGGCGGTGATGTTCAGCCACGCGCGCTTTACCTATACAGAGGTGGCGGCCATCCTCTCGAACACGCGCGGCCCGGAGGCGGCCAAGCGCAAGGAGCGCGTGCCGGACCTGCTGAACCTGCACGACGTCTACCGTGCCTTGCTGGCCGCGCGCAGCGTGCGCGGTGCGGTGGATTTCGAGACCACCGAGACACAGATCGTCTGCGATGAAAACGGCCGCATCGAGAAGATCGTGCCGCGTACCCGCACCGAGGCGCACCGCCTTATTGAAGAGGCGATGCTGGCAGCCAATGTCTGCAGTGCGGACTTCATCCTGCAAGGCGGCCAGCCCGGCCTCTATCGGGTGCACGAGGGCCCGACGCCGGAGAAGAAGGACATCCTGCGCAGCTACCTCAAGGCCATGGGCGTGGGCATGTCGATCAGTGACGATCCGGTGCCCGGCGAATTCCAGGCCATCGCGAAAGCCACCAAGGACCGCCCCGACGCGCAGCAGATCCACACCATGCTGCTGCGCTCCATGCAGCAGGCGATCTACACACCTATCAATAGCGGCCACTTTGGTCTGGCCTATGAGGCCTACACCCACTTCACCAGCCCGATCCGGCGCTATCCGGATCTGCTGGTGCACCGGGTCATCAAGGCCATCCTCAGCAAGACCAAGTACCAATTGCCCTCGCTGCCGACGCCGGGCGAGGCGCATGCCAAGCTGGCCAAGCGCCTGGCGCAGCGCGTCAAGCCGCCGACGCAGCAGGTGGTCAAGCTCGCGGCCAGTCCCAAGGAAATGCAGGCCTGGGAAGCCGCCGGCCTGCATTGCAGCGCCAACGAGCGCCGCGCCGACGAGGCCAGCCGCGATGTCGAGGCCTGGCTCAAGTGCAAGTACATGCGCGAGCACCTGGGTGAGGAATACGGCGGCGTGGTCACGGCCTGCACCACCTTCGGCATCTTCGTCACGCTCGATGCCATGTACGTCGAGGGGCTGGTGCACATCACCGAGTTGGGCGGCGAGTATTTCCGCTTCGACGAGGCGCGCCAGGAGCTGCGCGGAGAGCGCACCGGCATCCGCTATGCGGTGGGCTCGCGCCTGCGGGTACAGGTGAGCCGTGTCGATCTAGATGGCCGCAAGATCGATTTCCGGCTGGTGCGCGAGGGCGAAGACCTGGTGCCGCGTGCCATGCGCGACAAGGGCGTGCGCGAACCCGACGGCGCACCGGCGAGCGCCACTGAAAAGCGTGTGGCGCGGCAGCGCAAGGAGCAGGGCGCAGAGAGTGATGCCGGCGAGCAACGCCTGCCGCCGCGCTCGCCTCTGCAGGCGCTCAAGGCCTCGGTCAAGAAGGCCGTGGCCAAGAGCAAGTCGCGCAAATCCCGGCGCTGA